One window from the genome of Musa acuminata AAA Group cultivar baxijiao chromosome BXJ1-4, Cavendish_Baxijiao_AAA, whole genome shotgun sequence encodes:
- the LOC135672306 gene encoding U-box domain-containing protein 4-like, which translates to MEMMVIESPPECPGYMGRSYSDYNSDRCGEFPLAGSPSASAGGASTLRCLLVSSAADYSDEVVRGLISDLDSPSVESKRRAVMELRHLAKHSPENRLRIARAGAVAPLVSLLSHPDPQLQEHGVTAILNLSLCDENKAPIAAAGAVRHLVRILRCGTPAARENAACAILRLAQLDDLGAAIGRSGAIPPLVALLETGSSRGKKDAATALFALLAGKENRARAVEAGVVRPLLDLMADPESGMVDKAAYVLHRVLSEPEGRASAVAEGGVPVLVETVEVGSQRQKEVGMLSLLEICEESAAYRKLVVREGAIPPLVALSQSSSRKIKDKAEALIELLRQPATPGINRAKAVE; encoded by the exons ATGGAGATGATGGTGATTGAGAGCCCGCCGGAGTGCCCCGGCTACATGGGACGGAGCTACAGCGACTACAACAGCGACCGCTGCGGCGAGTTCCCCCTCGCGGGATCACCCTCTGCCTCTGCTGGCGGCGCTTCCACCCTCCGATGTCTTCTGGTTTCCTCCGCCGCCGACTACTCCGACGAGGTGGTCCGCGGACTCATCTCCGACCTCGATTCCCCCTCCGTCGAGTCTAAGCGTCGCGCCGTCATGGAGCTCCGCCACCTCGCAAAGCACAGCCCCGAGAACCGCCTTCGCATCGCCCGAGCCGGGGCCGTCGCTCCGCTCGTCTCCCTCCTCTCCCACCCGGACCCGCAGCTCCAGGAGCACGGCGTCACCGCCATACTCAACCTCTCCCTCTGTGACGAAAACAAAGCCCCTATCGCCGCCGCCGGCGCAGTCCGCCACCTCGTCCGCATCCTCCGCTGCGGTACCCCCGCCGCCCGCGAGAACGCCGCCTGCGCCATCCTCCGCCTAGCCCAGCTCGACGACCTCGGGGCCGCCATCGGCCGCTCCGGCGCCATCCCACCCCTCGTCGCCCTCCTCGAGACCGGCAGCTCCCGCGGCAAGAAGGACGCCGCCACCGCCCTCTTCGCCCTCTTGGCCGGCAAGGAGAACAGGGCCCGGGCCGTGGAGGCCGGGGTGGTACGCCCGCTGCTGGACCTCATGGCCGATCCGGAGTCCGGCATGGTGGACAAGGCGGCGTACGTGCTCCACCGGGTGCTCTCGGAGCCAGAAGGCCGGGCGTCAGCGGTGGCGGAGGGCGGCGTCCCGGTGCTCGTGGAGACGGTGGAGGTGGGCAGTCAGCGGCAGAAAGAAGTGGGGATGCTCTCACTCCTCGAGATCTGCGAGGAGAGCGCCGCCTACCGCAAGTTGGTCGTCCGCGAGGGAGCCATCCCGCCGCTCGTCGCGCTCTCCCAGTCCTCTTCCAGGAAGATCAAGGACAAG GCGGAGGCGTTGATCGAGCTGTTGCGACAGCCGGCCACTCCCGGCATCAACCGGGCGAAGGCGGTGGAGTAG
- the LOC135641639 gene encoding adenylyl-sulfate kinase 3-like, with product MIALPAAPPLSTRLGCRGALVTVGRLRGRRSGGVESARLGSLLPRMEAASPWDEPNAGFIRRESELAADSAKQRCGSSAAGASSQFLSTVGKSTNIVWHECPVGKLERQKLLSQKGCVIWITGLSGSGKSTLACALSRELHYKGYLTYVLDGDNIRHGLNRDLSFNGEDRAENIRRIGEVAKLFADAGVICIASLISPFRKERDACRAMLPDSSFIEVFLNIPLEVCEARDPKGLYKLAQAGKIKGFTGIDDPYEPPLDCEIVIQQKGGQCPTPKVMAEQVISFLDKKGFLQA from the exons ATGATCGCGCTTCCAGCGGCGCCGCCGCTGTCCACGAGGCTAGGATGTCGTGGTGCGCTGGTTACGGTCGGGAGGTTGCGCGGGCGACGGAGCGGTGGAGTGGAGTCGGCGAGATTAGGGTCCCTGCTGCCTCGGATGGAAGCGGCCTCTCCCTGGGATGAGCCGAATGCCGGGTTCATACGGCGGGAGAGCGAGCTTGCTGCTGACTCAGCGAAGCAGCGCTGTGGATCCTCTGCTGCTG GAGCATCAAGCCAATTTTTGTCAACTGTTGGGAAGTCAACAAACATCGTATGGCATGAATGTCCGGTTGGAAAACTTGAAAGGCAAAAGTTACTCAGCCAAAAGGGATGTGTCATATGGATCACAGGACTCAGTGGTTCAG GTAAAAGCACTCTTGCATGTGCTCTGAGTCGAGAGTTGCACTACAAAGGGTATCTCACTTACGTCCTTGATGGTGACAATATTAGACATGGCCTGAATCGTGATCTTAGTTTCAACGGAGAAGATCGTGCTGAAAACATACGCAGAATTG GAGAAGTAGCAAAACTATTCGCAGATGCTGGTGTTATTTGTATAGCTAGTTTAATCTCTCCATTCAGGAAGGAAAGAGATGCTTGCCGTGCAATGCTGCCTGATTCTTCATTTATTGAA GTTTTTCTTAATATTCCTTTGGAGGTCTGTGAAGCAAGAGATCCAAAAGGTTTATACAAGCTTGCACAAGCAGGAAAGATAAAAG GTTTTACTGGGATAGATGATCCATATGAACCACCCTTGGATTGTGAG ATAGTAATACAACAGAAAGGTGGCCAGTGCCCTACTCCAAAAGTTATGGCTGAACAAGTCATATCGTTCCTAGACAAGAAaggatttcttcaggcttag
- the LOC103980175 gene encoding uncharacterized protein LOC103980175, whose translation MGGGDSNINGDGSSSGEEDGDAAWKAAINSVATVGFGLSASNGRPKPDPTAVDSSEDDDDDATAQLHQQGRWQAPKLKLYQIKAQKILDDLLDRSLMMVRNHIPSIDEFPQSEEAGIRLFSNSPAGIILDPVDEHPLPRTKPRILPGEEINEKSKKFKSQIRSVVLNGNDIMATAAEACERALARSEAKEAAAKAAAKREEERVSELKKARGEKWLPSVAKYMQA comes from the exons ATGGGCGGCGGCGACTCGAACATCAACGgcgacggcagcagcagcgggGAAGAGGACGGGGACGCAGCCTGGAAGGCGGCCATCAACTCCGTGGCCACCGTCGGTTTCGGCCTCTCGGCCTCCAATGGCCGCCCAAAGCCTGACCCGACCGCGGTCGATTCGTCCGAGGACGATGACGacgatgccaccgcccaacttCACCAACAGGGGCGGTGGCAGGCACCTAAGCTAAAGCTCTATCAGATCAAG GCACAAAAGATTTTGGATGACCTGTTGGATAGAAGCCTCATGATGGTCAGAAATCACATCCCTTCCATTGATGAATTTCCACAATCCGAAGAAGCTGGAATTCGATTATTTAGCAACTCGCCTGCTGGCATAATATTGGATCCTGTTG ATGAACATCCACTACCACGTACGAAACCCAGAATTCTACCAGGAGAAGAAATCAACGAGAAATCAAAGAAG TTCAAAAGCCAAATCAGGTCTGTTGTTCTCAATGGCAACGATATCATGGCCACTGCAGCAGAAGCATGCGAGAGAGCGTTGGCCAGATCTGAAGCTAAAGAAGCTGCAGCAAAGGCAGCAGCCAAGAGAGAGGAAGAAAGGGTTTCAGAACTGAAGAAGGCTAGGGGAGAGAAATGGCTTCCTTCTGTTGCAAAATATATGCAG GCTTGA
- the LOC135641642 gene encoding scarecrow-like protein 15, which produces MKHSKPLTDPPQQQQQPAAHRHFALVSKPLLDSSTHADTNNNAFAPSLFYEPTSVLDAHLSSSPATAPAPAGAGDLPLLSWAGGGGGGSDAHYQHHHHLPASDDWDSASWFLSERDFATAHVILSRLNHHIPSAAVSSFHRALSLFKEALLALLRPSTAEPPLSAAELVRHIAAHKAFADLSPVPHFGTFTVTQTLIEALDGGTRSIHLIDFDLGLGGQWSSFAQELAARCRASRSSPPAVRITAVVAEESGETALAAENLRDFARSLSISFAVNFVRIGGLGTLALSGIRLAGAGEPTAVVLTPSVFRILGRDAAPESTASLLRFIRRASPRVVLFVDAEGGSAGSAVGPHPAPSLRRTVAAGVEHFAAVLESVEATAAATGAGEEAVRRIERAVVRPLVVGTVGGWAGRPGPWREVFAGAGWSPAPFSESTESQAEWLVLRAPVEGYRVSRMDGALVLSWRGRELSSTSAWRC; this is translated from the exons ATGAAGCACTCGAAGCCACTCACCGACCCCccacagcaacagcagcagcccgCAGCCCATCGCCACTTCGCTTTGGTTTCCAAACCCCTCCTTGACTCCTCTACCCACGCCGACACTAACAACAACGCCTTTGCGCCCAGTCTCTTCTACGAGCCCACCTCCGTCCTCGACGCCCACCTCAGCTCCAGCCCCGCAACCGCCCCCGCTCCGGCCGGAGCCGGCGACCTCCCCCTCCTTTCCTGggctggcggcggcggcggcggcagcgacgCCCACTACCAACATCACCACCACCTCCCCGCCTCCGACGACTGGGACAGTGCCTCCTGGTTCCTTTCCGAAAG GGACTTTGCCACGGCACACGTGATATTGTCGCGGCTCAATCACCACATCCCCTCGGCCGCGGTCTCCTCGTTCCATAGAGCCCTCTCTCTCTTCAAGGAGGCGCTCTTGGCCTTGCTCCGCCCCTCCACCGCCGAGCCCCCGCTATCCGCCGCCGAGCTCGTACGCCATATCGCCGCCCACAAGGCCTTCGCGGACCTCTCCCCTGTCCCCCACTTCGGCACCTTCACCGTCACCCAGACCCTGATCGAGGCGCTCGACGGCGGCACCCGATCCATCCACCTCATTGACTTCGACCTCGGCCTCGGCGGCCAGTGGTCGTCCTTCGCGCAGGAGCTCGCGGCGCGGTGCCGCGCATCTCGCTCCTCTCCGCCGGCCGTGCGGATCACTGCTGTCGTCGCGGAGGAGTCCGGGGAGACAGCCCTAGCCGCGGAGAACCTCCGCGACTTCGCCCGCAGCCTCAGCATCAGCTTCGCCGTTAACTTCGTGCGCATTGGCGGCCTCGGGACTCTCGCCCTCAGCGGGATCCGCCTCGCCGGCGCCGGGGAGCCGACGGCCGTCGTCCTCACGCCCTCCGTCTTCCGCATCCTCGGCCGCGACGCCGCGCCGGAGTCCACCGCCTCCCTCCTCCGTTTCATCCGCCGGGCTTCCCCGCGGGTGGTTTTGTTCGTCGACGCGGAGGGCGGCTCCGCTGGGTCCGCCGTCGGCCCCCACCCCGCACCATCGCTGCGGCGGACCGTGGCGGCCGGGGTGGAGCACTTCGCGGCAGTTCTGGAGTCGGTGGAGGCGACTGCGGCGGCGACAGGGGCCGGGGAGGAGGCCGTCCGGCGGATCGAGCGGGCGGTGGTCCGTCCGTTAGTGGTGGGCACGGTGGGGGGATGGGCGGGGCGGCCGGGCCCGTGGCGGGAGGTGTTCGCCGGGGCGGGGTGGTCGCCCGCCCCCTTCAGCGAGTCCACCGAGTCGCAGGCCGAGTGGCTCGTCCTGCGGGCCCCCGTCGAAGGCTATCGTGTGTCGAGGATGGACGGGGCCCTCGtgttgagctggagggggagagagCTGTCCTCCACGTCAGCATGGAGGTGCTGA
- the LOC135672307 gene encoding protein EARLY HEADING DATE 2-like yields MMELENPSSMTASNSGTGVPASPASANSSRHRCRLWWSRRRGTLPEFKIRRRRWWRGRRRRSKKYAVQSDWKAQAKVCGTREYICDCGALFSRRKSFIPHRAFSDALAGERMTTNDLSNTNPKPRSGSR; encoded by the exons ATGATGGAATTGGAGAATCCATCCTCCATGACAGCCTCCAACTCTGGTACCGGCGTTCCAGCATCTCCTGCTTCGGCCAACTCCAGCCGCCACCGCTGCCGCTTGTGGTGGTCAAGAAGAAGAGGAACCTTGCCGGAATTCAAG ATCCGGAGGCGGAGATGGTGGCGCGGTCGCCGAAGGCGCTCCAAGAAGTACGCCGTGCAGTCCGACTGGAAAGCCCAAGCCAAGGTCTGCGGCACCCGCGAATACATCTGCGACTGCGGCGCCCTCTTCTCGCG GAGGAAAAGCTTCATCCCCCATAGAGCATTCAGCGATGCGCTGGCGGGCGAGAGAATGACGACGAATGATCTGTCAAACACAAATCCAAAGCCGCGCAGCGGCAGCAGATGA